Proteins from one Ranitomeya variabilis isolate aRanVar5 chromosome 1, aRanVar5.hap1, whole genome shotgun sequence genomic window:
- the LOC143793514 gene encoding uncharacterized protein LOC143793514 isoform X1 has protein sequence MGAQCALAYANIFLGWWEETIVYCSDSFKRHVQHWHRFIDDVFFVWTGTEQECLDFLNELNCNSLNIIPTHSFSSDSATFLDLKISIRNKDLVTDLYRKATVTNSLLSDHHQDGSVRFITDFNDQWNRKIYPSARGGDHRKRLLQIESRWIFNLRSLSPTGLNEELLFNSFLG, from the exons atgggggcgcaATGTGCGCTGGCCTATGCCAAtatctttttaggctggtgggaggaaaccatcgtGTACTGCTCCGATTCCTTCAAAAGACACGTCCAACATTGGCATCGCTTCATTGATGATGTTTTCTTTGTATGGACAGGTACAGAGCAGGAGTGCCTTGACTTTCTTAATGAGTTGAACTGCAATAGTTTAAACATTATCCCCACTCACTCTTTCTCCTCTGATTCAGCGacttttttggacttaaaaatctccATCAGGAACAAAGACCTAGTCACGGATCTTTACCGCAAAGCTACTGTGACGAACAGCCTACTCAG TGATCATCATCAAGACGGGAGTGTCCGATTCATCACGGACTTCAATGACCAATGGAATCGG AAAATCTATCCCAGTGCCAGAGGTGGAGACCACAGGAAGCGGCTGCTTCAAATTGAATCCCGGTGGATCTTTAACTTACGGAGTCTGTCCCCCACTGGGCTGAATGAAGAGCTTCTTTTCAACAGCTTTTTGGGATGA
- the LOC143793514 gene encoding uncharacterized protein LOC143793514 isoform X2, which produces MGAQCALAYANIFLGWWEETIVYCSDSFKRHVQHWHRFIDDVFFVWTATFLDLKISIRNKDLVTDLYRKATVTNSLLSDHHQDGSVRFITDFNDQWNRKIYPSARGGDHRKRLLQIESRWIFNLRSLSPTGLNEELLFNSFLG; this is translated from the exons atgggggcgcaATGTGCGCTGGCCTATGCCAAtatctttttaggctggtgggaggaaaccatcgtGTACTGCTCCGATTCCTTCAAAAGACACGTCCAACATTGGCATCGCTTCATTGATGATGTTTTCTTTGTATGGACAG CGacttttttggacttaaaaatctccATCAGGAACAAAGACCTAGTCACGGATCTTTACCGCAAAGCTACTGTGACGAACAGCCTACTCAG TGATCATCATCAAGACGGGAGTGTCCGATTCATCACGGACTTCAATGACCAATGGAATCGG AAAATCTATCCCAGTGCCAGAGGTGGAGACCACAGGAAGCGGCTGCTTCAAATTGAATCCCGGTGGATCTTTAACTTACGGAGTCTGTCCCCCACTGGGCTGAATGAAGAGCTTCTTTTCAACAGCTTTTTGGGATGA